The proteins below come from a single uncultured Carboxylicivirga sp. genomic window:
- a CDS encoding RNA polymerase sigma factor RpoD/SigA — translation MRQLKITKSITNRESASLDKYLQEIGREDLISVEEEVELAQRIKKGDQIALEKLTRANLRFVVSVAKQYQNQGLSLPDLINEGNLGLIKAAEKFDETRGFKFISYAVWWIRQSILQALAEQSRIVRLPLNQVGSLNKINKAYSKFEQENERKPSPEELADKLELPADKVADTMRVSGRHISVDAPFVEGEDNSLLDVLVNSDSPNADKTLINESLAREIERALATLTERESDIIKLFFGIGCQEMTLEEIGERFGLTRERVRQIKEKAIRRLRHTSRSKLLKSYLG, via the coding sequence CAACTAAAAATAACAAAGTCAATAACGAACCGTGAGAGCGCCTCACTTGATAAGTATCTTCAAGAAATAGGACGTGAAGATTTAATTTCTGTAGAAGAGGAAGTTGAGTTAGCACAGCGTATCAAAAAAGGTGACCAAATTGCTTTGGAAAAACTAACCAGGGCTAACCTGCGTTTTGTGGTATCTGTAGCAAAACAATACCAAAATCAAGGATTAAGCCTGCCTGACTTAATTAATGAAGGTAACCTTGGATTGATCAAGGCTGCAGAAAAGTTTGATGAAACCCGTGGTTTTAAATTTATCTCTTATGCAGTATGGTGGATCCGTCAATCGATACTTCAAGCTTTAGCAGAGCAGTCGCGTATTGTGCGTTTACCTCTTAATCAGGTTGGATCATTAAATAAAATTAATAAAGCATATTCAAAATTCGAGCAGGAAAATGAGCGTAAGCCATCTCCTGAAGAATTAGCTGATAAGTTAGAATTACCGGCTGATAAGGTTGCGGATACAATGAGAGTATCTGGACGTCATATATCAGTTGATGCTCCTTTTGTAGAGGGAGAAGATAATAGTTTATTAGATGTATTGGTTAATAGTGATTCACCAAATGCGGATAAAACACTTATCAACGAATCCTTAGCGCGCGAAATAGAAAGAGCTTTAGCAACATTAACAGAAAGAGAGAGTGATATTATCAAATTATTCTTCGGTATCGGATGTCAGGAAATGACATTAGAGGAAATTGGAGAACGTTTTGGTTTAACTCGAGAACGTGTACGTCAGATAAAAGAAAAAGCGATCAGACGTTTACGTCATACTTCTCGCAGTAAGTTATTGAAATCATACCTAGGATAA
- the uvrB gene encoding excinuclease ABC subunit UvrB: MEFKITSHFSPTGDQPHAIRQLSEGINTDIKHQTLLGVTGSGKTFTMANVIKETKRPTLILSHNKTLAAQLYGEFKTFFPDNAVEYFVSYYDYYQPEAYLPVTDTYIEKDLSINDEIEKLRLSATSALLSGRRDVIVISSVSCLYGIGNPEDFHEGIIHIKVGDEIGRNTFLRKLVDSLYSRNEVMFERGHFRVKGDTVEIFLAYSDYACRVIFWGDEIEEIETFNPDSGVRIESMDETTIYPANIFITSKSKTEQAIRNIQDDLVNHLEFLKENGKKLEAKRLDERVNYDLEMIRELGYCPGIENYSRYFDGRREGTRPFCLLDYFPDDFLTIIDESHVTIPQIKAMYGGDKSRKENLVEYGFRLPAAMDNRPLKFEEFEILINQAIYVSATPAEYELERSEGVIVEQLIRPTGLIDPIIDVRPSLNQIDDLINEIQDRIDKNERTLVTTLTKRMAEELTKYLNRLSIKCEYIHSDVDTLQRVKIMENLRAGTFDVLVGVNLLREGLDLPEVSLVAILDADKEGFLRSERSLTQTAGRAARNLNGMVIMYADTITKSMQATIDSTNYRREKQLKYNHDHNITPTQINKGNTNILGTTEKTAYVEPSGPDIAADPVVGYMSKEALQKAIDKTKKEMQKAAKELDFILAAQYRDEITRLEELLNKKPSK, encoded by the coding sequence ATGGAATTTAAAATCACTTCTCATTTTTCTCCAACTGGAGATCAACCTCATGCTATTAGGCAGTTAAGCGAAGGTATAAACACCGATATTAAACATCAGACTCTTTTGGGCGTAACTGGTTCTGGAAAAACCTTTACAATGGCTAATGTCATAAAAGAAACAAAACGACCAACACTCATACTATCCCATAACAAAACCTTAGCAGCCCAGCTTTATGGTGAATTTAAGACCTTCTTTCCCGACAATGCAGTAGAATATTTTGTATCCTATTACGATTACTATCAACCTGAGGCATACCTCCCAGTAACTGACACCTACATAGAAAAAGATTTATCAATAAATGATGAAATAGAGAAATTACGACTTAGTGCCACATCTGCATTACTGTCCGGCAGAAGAGATGTAATTGTCATTTCATCAGTTTCCTGTCTTTATGGAATTGGTAACCCTGAGGATTTTCACGAAGGAATAATACACATTAAAGTAGGTGATGAAATTGGAAGAAACACATTTTTAAGAAAACTTGTCGACAGCTTATATTCCAGAAACGAAGTAATGTTCGAAAGAGGACATTTTAGAGTAAAAGGTGATACGGTTGAAATTTTCCTTGCATACTCAGATTACGCATGTAGAGTTATTTTCTGGGGCGATGAAATAGAAGAAATTGAAACTTTTAATCCTGATAGTGGCGTCCGTATTGAATCAATGGATGAAACAACTATCTACCCTGCCAATATTTTTATAACATCAAAATCAAAAACAGAACAAGCTATCAGAAACATCCAAGATGATTTAGTAAACCATCTCGAATTTTTAAAAGAAAATGGAAAAAAACTAGAAGCTAAACGTCTTGACGAACGAGTTAACTACGACCTTGAAATGATCCGAGAATTAGGTTATTGTCCTGGTATCGAAAACTACTCAAGATATTTCGATGGACGAAGAGAAGGTACACGTCCTTTCTGTTTATTAGATTATTTTCCTGATGATTTTCTAACCATTATCGACGAGAGCCACGTTACTATCCCACAAATAAAAGCCATGTATGGTGGTGATAAATCGAGAAAAGAAAATCTTGTAGAATATGGATTCCGTTTGCCTGCCGCAATGGACAACAGACCTCTTAAATTCGAAGAATTTGAGATACTAATTAATCAAGCCATATATGTGAGTGCAACTCCAGCTGAATATGAGCTAGAAAGATCAGAAGGGGTTATTGTAGAACAACTAATTCGCCCTACAGGATTAATTGATCCAATCATTGATGTGAGACCAAGCTTAAATCAAATTGATGATTTAATCAATGAAATTCAAGATCGAATTGACAAAAATGAACGCACCTTAGTTACTACATTAACCAAAAGAATGGCAGAAGAATTAACTAAGTATCTCAATCGATTATCCATTAAATGTGAATATATTCACTCTGATGTTGATACACTTCAACGTGTAAAAATTATGGAGAATCTTCGTGCCGGAACTTTTGACGTACTCGTAGGTGTAAATTTATTAAGAGAAGGATTGGATCTACCAGAAGTTTCACTTGTTGCAATACTAGATGCTGATAAGGAAGGCTTCTTGCGTTCTGAACGATCACTTACACAAACAGCAGGAAGAGCTGCGCGTAATTTAAATGGGATGGTTATAATGTATGCAGATACCATCACAAAAAGCATGCAAGCCACAATAGATAGTACCAATTACCGTAGAGAGAAACAATTAAAATACAATCACGATCACAATATTACTCCCACCCAAATTAATAAAGGTAATACCAATATTTTGGGCACAACAGAAAAAACAGCATATGTCGAACCTAGTGGACCTGATATTGCAGCAGACCCAGTTGTTGGATACATGAGTAAGGAAGCTTTGCAAAAAGCCATTGATAAAACTAAGAAAGAGATGCAAAAAGCAGCCAAAGAATTAGATTTTATTTTAGCTGCTCAATATCGTGATGAAATTACTCGTTTGGAAGAACTGCTAAACAAAAAGCCCTCGAAATAA